In the genome of Thermoanaerobaculia bacterium, one region contains:
- a CDS encoding FKBP-type peptidyl-prolyl cis-trans isomerase produces the protein MKKFLWGAAVLAAAALSTGPVRAEDKAAKSADEGKVVRLHDGLQYEDLKVGTGAEPKTGQTVVVHYTGWLTNGKKFDSSVDRGRPFEFAIGEGHVIKGWDEGVATMKVGGKRKLTIPPELAYGSRGAGGVIPPNATLVFDVELLGIK, from the coding sequence ATGAAGAAATTCCTCTGGGGAGCGGCGGTCCTCGCCGCGGCGGCGCTGTCGACCGGTCCCGTTCGCGCCGAAGACAAGGCGGCGAAATCGGCCGACGAAGGAAAGGTGGTGCGCTTGCACGACGGACTGCAGTACGAGGATCTCAAGGTGGGCACCGGCGCCGAGCCGAAGACCGGTCAGACCGTCGTCGTCCACTACACGGGATGGCTCACGAACGGGAAGAAGTTCGACTCTTCCGTCGACCGCGGCCGCCCGTTCGAGTTCGCGATCGGGGAAGGGCACGTGATCAAGGGGTGGGACGAAGGAGTCGCGACGATGAAGGTCGGCGGCAAGCGCAAGCTGACGATCCCGCCGGAGCTCGCCTACGGTTCCCGCGGCGCGGGCGGCGTCATTCCGCCCAACGCGACGCTCGTGTTCGACGTGGAGCTGCTCGGCATCAAGTGA